ACTTTGGTCTTGAAGTTAAGTGTCCCCTCACTAGTGAATGTGTAGGTGTTTATCTTTTTCTAGTTGCCCTGGGTGCGAGGGATTGCCCTTTCCCCctatgcattttctttttaccaaaaaagaattgctataatatgtatttattaaaaactatagggtaaactacgtatttggtttctataatttatactatatttcaatttagtccttaacctttcagtgctgtgtcaatttagtcactGCTATCTCTTGGATTGAAATTGCTAATGTgacaaatgaccaaaataaaaaatctactGGAGACTAAATTAACACGACACTAAAAgattagagaccaaattgacacaattgaaaggttaggatcttaattaaaatatgatataaagGATAGAGACcgaatatgtagtttacccaaaaCTATATATACTAATAGTTGCTTCCTCTTTTGTACaaagtgttaggttctaagtacttaagaactaatgtattagaactctaatgtgtattgttggcaaaccatgattaaAACAGGTGTTTAGTcgtgttttagacttgctcaataTATGTCAttcatgtaaagttggaatcgagttaactgcagaagttactgtgcatttaTGCCTGACTTGATCGATGGCCCCCGGTCctgactcgaccgatcgaaagtcgtgcatattatttttttctgcagaatttccaactcagccctaagcccatatgacttgtagagttttatgttttggaggttgctcatattgttgtttgtgtgaatctcttgtgagatctgagaagtgcttgccttcacacaagcttaggattatcaagaaggagattgctTCAAtagcttgatgatcattcagttgttgccataagagtttaaagatacacaagcggaagtgcttgtacttgctggagaatccaagaaagaaggagtccgtggtctcgcagcttgcacatggtcgtgtcagtaagttttctactggtcggtagcaataggatgttagtggtctaagtcgctttGTACAaactttgattctttcatagtggattcaggtttaccttgaggatagctaaattaaatcctccccagattttttactagtttggttttcctgggtcatcatatctttgtgttttttatattccgcactttaattataaggaattccagtaccttatatcaacctacagttgaacccttaccccaatacccaattagacttgttctgtggtgacaatctttcctttgaatgcacagctcccagtacgtgactaaccaattgcatggatcctagtacgcgactttaatcaccaactagagaaggaggttggctgcaaagttcttctgttcttcaacatatgaagatcacgaagttgcctGGCCGCAAAACcatatggtgtacaaacacagtagcttctcaAGAACTATGGCAAACttggtttccggtcacactttatgaattatgctcttgtgcaattgtgctttCTGCTGTGAACCTGTTacggtccttaaaataatccttatatatgtttagggttgtgagaaaagaaaatctaaacacatacacacagattggatgaaaaagtccagaaaaactgagtttcataaacctcgacagataccctatctgtcgagctgctatcgagccacgggctagaacagctcttcaaggctcgatagatgctagttgTCGAACTTTAATGAataacacttttcacacttgaatcttggacagacttgcatggctttaacacttggtcttgaaacaaggtttcttgaagcattaaacgtatcctagatctactcaaatacaagtaaagtgcgttttgtcaaaggattagtcaattacataaaatagtgacatatgttcctaacatgtgaaacacatatgtcctaacaattttaaaaattattttttatttaattatttatttttcaattaaaaaaaaaagttaattaaaaaaaaccaaaaataaccTTAGTAGAACAAGTGTAGCTTATGACTGGAATGGATGGGGCACATAAATTGGTGGAGGAGTTGCAATCAAGAGCAAAGGAACTTGAAGGGGAGATTGAGAAGCAAAAAGTTGTGATATTGGAAGGAGCGGGGGAGAAATGAGAGGCTATAAGACAGCTATGCTTTctggtttttggttttaattaacctttttttaaattaaaataattaattaaattttaaaatcaagccAAATGTAaacttagaggattgaaataaTCGAATGTAAACttagaagaaagaaatgaaacGTGGTGAAATTTAGAGGTtgaattttgcattttggccTAAAAATTATAATACGATTGGTAGGCTATAAATGaccaaacaaaatattaaaaattcaaaattgttcatttaattttattttgaacatgaGCCGAGTTTAATCTCATCATGAAACTATGGTATATTTTCAagtttggtttattttcttgttgTACAAATTTGAGCTTGTTTGCAAGCTACTTAATTAagttaggcgtaaatgcacttttggtccctacattttggttttttttttttttttttttttttttttttttctattttggtccttacattttcattttaccacttttagcccctaaaccaattaatgcgTGATATTTAAGATCTTATCGTCACCCAACTAACTAAAAAAGCTGACATGGTAAACAGAGTTTACTGTTGGTACACTAAAGGCTGACatggctaataaaataatatttaaaaatattttcaagtttggtttattttcttgttgTACAAATTTGAGCTTGTTTGCAAGCTACTTAATTAagttaggcgtaaatgcacttttggtccctacattttggttttttttttttttttttcccattttggtccttacattttcattttaccacttttaatccctaaaccaattaatgcgTGACATTTAAGACCTTATCATCACCCAACTAACTAAAAAAGCTGACATGGTAAACAGAGTTTACTGTTGGTACACTAAAGGCTAACAtggttaataaaataatatttaaaaatgccacgtcagtataaaatagtaattaaaaaagacACGTCAGCATCCACACaacctttgatttttttaaattaatttatcaatttaaacaaaatgtaaaaaaaacaaaattagaaccATAATACAGACACTAACCCCATAAACCCAGACACAGCACAAGCCACCACAAACAACACAAAGCTCAGAGAAACCTTAGCCTGGGTCCAAAAATTCGGCGATATCGAAGCCAAAGAGTACGAAACGAGAAAGAATCGGACGAGGCCGAGAAAGAGCTCAAAAGGGTAAGCAGGGGAATGGGGATAGGGCGAGGAGACAAGTGAGAGAGAAGCAGAGAAGAGGAGCCGTGAGAGGTGGAATGTGAAGAAAGTGAGGAGTGAAATGAGTGATAGAGCAAAAGAGAGTAATGGGTTATTACCAGTGGAAGTGGTGGTGGGTCCGATCTGCCACCGCCACTACAAGGTCCAAAGACATCGTTGAGAAGAAATTGTATTCCATCATGTGATTGTTATTTGATCGAATGGATCTGGAAGCTTATCTCCGAAACTGAATTCTTGTTGgagtttgggtttgtgtttattttcttgtgtttggttgacaagaaagaTCAATTGCcaggtttgtgtttttgtttttggttgacaagaaagaGCAAGAAAATCCTAGAAAATTTGGGTGTGTGattcttatatttaaaattgGGTTTGTGTTCATTGTGTTCTTGTTGAAGATGAGCCCAAATCTAAATTTaggtattgaattttaattctgctgttttcttttttaatttgttgaatttgattgattaatttaaaaaaaaaaaaattagatgcaTTTACGCCTAATTTTGGGTTCTAatattgttttttcattttgtttaaattgataaattaatttaaaaaaaataaaaggttgtGTGGATGCTGAtgtgtcttttttaattaatattttatgctGACGTagcatttttaaatattattttattggccatGTCAGCCTTTAGTGTACCAACAGTAAATTCTGTTTGCCATGTCAGctttttctgttagttgggtgacggttaggacttaaatgtcacgcgttaattggtttaggaactaaaagtggtaaaatgaaaatgtaaggactaaaatggaaaaagccaaaatgtagggaccaaaagtgcatttacgccattAAGTTATTCATCTTCCATATATAATAATCACTATGACTAAGATTataactgatgatgcgaagaaaatcagtaggctagatgctttgggcttgaaaggactacttgctctctcgatggcctgaaaaagaaagaagagcgatcaaaggtgaccggggtcgccggccaaaaaccctccgatggcaaagttagttttctctctatatttttggagtttcaactttttgggagaagtaaaaaacatacctttgttttgtctgaatgaatgtttatatagtgtcctaagaacagttatcaaacttgtaacctcccctggatttgaggaggtgtgagggttcagagataacttccacaactacTTGGGAGTTACATATTTCTCCCCTAACTGTtattggaagttatgcgtgtaataaAGAGTTGTACTACGCGCtcaagaattttcctaagtgtctagggttcgtccaggggtcctcgtcCTGAGGACTTCCAACCGAGCGTACCTTGCATCTAAGGGAGGTCCTTCCTTTATGGACAACCCTTTCCATAGATGAGGTTCATGACGACCTTGGACGACATGGCGGGATTCTTGTGAAACTTGACCACGCAAAACCTCATCCAAACATCCTCCTGCATGGACGAGCTTcatggacgaggttcttacagCCTTCGATTGCTTGGTCTTGCcctggacgacctccatggacgattATTGGAGTTTATCCCCATCAATAACCATTCACAAATttatactattaattaataatcaatagttgaaatattatttgagttaattagatataaaattatggacaaagtttagctacaaaattgattgtagccttatactacaaccttactcaatatcttcttattggaggtgaatttggacaaatttaccattggattacatcttcttcttatatactctatgcttgtaaaatttctagaaaattaaaaatcaatagctatgtcatcaataaattttttaaattgcaagtttttgtagtttaaaattatacataaaatataaatttctagatcatatagtaaataatatccgattgacacaaattttgacatgtgcaataagagcgtaaagaacatgcaatttaacggttagatttttaaaatatgtagtaatgcttattttattaagtaatgttgtagcctaaggctacaaccaattttttagctaaactttgtcataaaattattttcatttatgaaCTTACAAAATAAGTTTCACCAATATTGTGTTGctaaaaaattagatatataatttttacttatttatattattagtaataagataaaaattatgaaataatagGATTAGCATAAAAGATTTACAGGATGATAGAATATTGTAATGTATTATGTAGTATAAGACTGTGGATATTGTagcaataaaataatcaaaatataaatttaattataactATTTATCTTATAATTAATTTCTAAGCATTTGCAATATGTATCATATTGTCTAAATTATtatcaagattaaaaaaattagtgggTGACTaaccttttaaattttgatcatatattaattacaatgtgtgtaaaaaattttcaaaaataaatctaTTATTAACATTTAGTTTAAAATGACTTTTCAGATAACTTACGTACTAATTTGGATTATAAAgtagatattaaaaaaaaaaaaagtcaaataatgGTTTTGAtcaatatcaacaaaaaaagctTTTAACCAATAACCTTAGACGAGCCAAGAGCTTTGCATCACAACCAATTAGCATATTTTGGTATTTCCAACAAAgatatctaaattttaaattctcattCCACCATTAAAATAACCTCAGACAAAAAGGGACTAAAAGAAGTTTGAGAAAGAGCTTTAGTAAAAATAAAGTGACAGTTTAAATTTAACCAAACATACATGAACAAGATGAACAAATTAAATCTTTGAACATTCTtgcatatatttattttcttaaaaaaaagaataaaaaaggatGAAATTTGTAGGAAAAAAGTTTATTTCCAAACCACTTTGAAACTATTTTCTTGCACCTCATTATATtgtgattgaagaaattattcataatacttatttaaataataagttatatatatagttttatagtCTTATAAACAGCGTACgtgaaaaattcaaaccctTGAAAAGTAACCAAATCTAATGGGTAAAGACTAAGGACCAAAGAGAGAGTCCACAGTTCAGCATCTAGATAATTATCTCTGTGTTCGTCACACGTGACGGTCACATTTCGAGTACGTCACTGCTCGCGAACCACAGTGAGAAAACTCCTATATAAATGGCATTCAGCAGCAGATTAGAAACACTATAAACTGAAGCCTTGGAACTCTccgaacaacaacaacaagaagaaaaacatcATCAATGGCAGCTGCGTAAGTgtcttgaaatttgaaatcaccaagaattctgaattttgttataaaacacaaaaacacatgaCATGACTTACTTCCACGGAAGaatgtaatataaatattttattacaatgaaccataatatatgtatatatagtaaGTTAAACATTGTGTTAGGAACTATTACATTGGGCTATCCTATCTCTAACAagtaaaattgtttttactAATGTTGTTATGTGAGTTGTGCAGGACCGTGAACGAGCATCTTCCCACACCTTTGGATGCCACTTCTGAACAACCTCCTCTCTTCGATGGAACCACAAGGTTCACTCTTCTCtacctatttttatttttatattttaaattttgttaatgtttgGTATACACATCTTTGCACAAATCTGAACACACAACACTATGTCCGAATATTCAActatcttccttttatttttttggggggcctacattctgtttttgtttttgtccgATATTCATTTTCTTTAGTCTTTACTGTGTCTTCTGTTtaggattttgtttttataccTTGTATGGTAAAATGAACTTGGAACCCTTTTTTTGAAGGTTGTACACCAATTATACATGTGCATTTGCACAGCGTGTGTGGATCATCAGGAACTATAAGGTTATTTTTCTTCAACTTAAGTTGTTCGATACTGCTTTTCTAGCTTCTAATTTCAATTAAAAGACAGACCCTTTAGCCCTTCTGGGTCATCTGTCCTGTTCCTTCcttgggattttttttcttactactAAAGTTGATGAATATTAATTTGAGTTGCAGGGATTACATGACAAGATTAAATTAGTTCCAATTAACCTTCAAAACAGGCCTGCTTGGTACAAAGAGAAAGTCTACCATGTAAACAAGGTGATACTTTTAAATGCCTATCTAATGCATACTTCATTGAGcttcttgaatttcttgatcgattatcaatttttttaatattatcagGTACCCTCATTGGAACACAATGGCAAAGTTATTGGGGAGAGCCTTGATTTGATTAAATATGTAGACATCAACTTTGAAGGACCTTCTCTTCAACCCAATGTAAGATTTGCATAATTCATTGTGCCCTTCATAAAAGCTCTCTACCTCTCTTGGAATTTGACTCTAAAGTTATGACATGATTGTAGGATCCTGCTAAAAAAGAGTTTGCCGAAGAACTGATAACCTACAGTGATACCTTCAACAAGATAGTGTTCACATCATttaaaggagaaactgtcaaaGAAGCCGGTAAGACTTAAAAACTTGCTGCCTCTTGAGTCTTTTCACCATTTTGTATAGAAGCTAGCCTCACAAAACCTTAAACTTGCATCAGGCCCTGCTTTTGACCACCTAGAGAATGCTCTTCATAAATTTAATGATGGGCCTTTCTTCCTTGGCCATGAGTTCAGTTTGGTAAGTTGAATTCTCAACTATGATTTTGATCTTTCTTTGGTGCTGTGTTGTGTGCCTTTTGTGTATATATTGACCTTGGTACAttctcttaaaacatattaaagattcaaaatttattttacctGTGCTCTAGACAATGATTATGTatagttatatataaatatgggAAGTGGAAACCAGTTATATGATTATTAAAGGATATTTTCTACAATTCCTCCTTTGATTTTTGAGCGAAAATATGTGATCTTCAGGTGGACATAGCTTACATCGCGTTTGTTGAAAAATTCCAAGCCTTCCTTTCAGGAGTGTGGAATTATGACATCACTGCAGGAAGGCCTAAACTTACTAAGTGGATCGAGGTAAATTAAAACACATATGATGTTTAGTGGCAATTGCAAGTTCTAGTAGTCTAAGATTTACAACTTGTAAATTTATGAGCTCCCCCATTTAGTAACTAGCTAATTCATTTTAGTCATCAATCTTGACGGGGGAGCATACATGCACatgctatatatttttatattctcgACTTTAAACATGGCTCTGAAGGAGGCATGAGTTCCTTATGTATCAGAGTTCTTGGTTCTTGAATGGTAATTGTTCTTGTTAACCTTTGTACAGGAGGTGAACAAGATTGATGCTTATAAGTCAACAAAGACGGATCCCAAAGTGATCGTTGAATTATACAGTGCCCGCTTTTTGGTACTAACCATTTAGTCATGGAATTATGAATTTGATTTCGTTGAAGCTTTTTTACTCTTACTTTCTGCAAGTGTGTTTTTtgctaaccactctttaatctAATTTTCTTCCTCAGGCTAAGCACTGAACATACCAGCACAGTTTCATTGGACGTTAATTAGTTAAATAAGTGgctgtcttttattttttatttttcttttgttgaagaAATAAGTGGCTTTCTGCCTTATTGTAATGTTTCTTAGTATATCATGCCTTACGTGTGTATGTACTAGTTGAAGATATAGACAGCATTTGATCAACATGTATGGATTgcttaaataaatataaatcattCGGTTTAGAAcagtccttaaaaaaatattgtttatgtTTAGGAAACATATTCATTTACATCTActattttacacacatatatccATAATTGATTCCCATATGTCTACATTTTAACACATAAAAgtgtaagtgaaaaaaaaatgtaaatagtAAATTAATGTGTGAGAATCAAAACCCTCTTGTTTAAATATATGCATTTGTGTGTGTGCTTACACCTTGAAGAAGGCTTATGCGGATCCCTAGCACAACTTATTACTAATTTTATCAAATTCTTTAACAATGGTTCGAGTAGTTGATTAATTGATTTCATGGATAATATGAACACAACCATAAACCCATAATCACCCACAAAAAATGCACACTAACAAGCAATATATTGACCGAAAGAAAAAACTCTTATAGACCATGTTCTAAAATCGAATCCACTACGAAAATAGTTGTGATAAAATACTACATACATCCTGAATGAGTAAGATATTTGTATTCGAGCTCTCTGCTCTTGACATCTAGGTTATGCAAGTCAATTGCCAACATCAAATCCCAATCTCTTAGATTTTTCAAGGCTACTTAAAGATTTGATGATTTGCCTCTTTGGTTTCTACAATCAAATGCACTCATGAATTATCAAGGTGTTTGGATGGAATCTCCTCTCAATTGCAAGTCaatttagagattatttttcGCTCTTATACAAGTCACAAATAAGGGTTGGTtggctaaaaaaataattgggaaaatcaaaattgaaattcctAGGCAAACTTGCTCAACCAAGTTTCGGGTGAATTTTAGGTGAATTGTTTTGTGTaactaattttcaaatttgattgtcTTGCTCGAAATTTCTCCTGACACATTGTATCTTACTTAATTAAGATTCCTTCTATAGCACTTGAAGTCTTTCTTTTGAACTCAAACCTCAATGATTTGATGAAATTTcaattgaaatgaaattaaCATACATGGAAATTCACAATTACAATAGAAACTTTTTGATACTAAATTTTTCCAACACTACAAATATTCTCACACACTCAATGAATGTAACTTCAAGTATATTACACCACCTAATAATATTTATTGAGTTAATATTTGAAAATCCTACCGTTGATACTTAACAATAAATTGCTAGTAAGTTGATCAAAAAGGTAATGTCAGATCTTGTGCAATTCACAAGATACATCAAACCactgattttattaaaatatggtACTTTAGAATTAGAACTAAGAGTTTATTTATCATCTTCTTGAGGAAAAAAATGGTCACTTATATCAATTAACTGAACTACTATTGGAGTGGTCAAAAgatgaattttctttatataaaggTGCTTTAAgtccttttgtgtgtgtgtgtgtgttgactCATGACTAATTGACTAGATTCAACTaactcataatttttatttttactgttcAAGTTCGTCACTGCTCGCGACATCACGTCAAGGTGGAAAACAGTCTTATATGACTAATTGACTATTATTCATCAGGTAGCCCATTGCACATAGACGCCA
This genomic stretch from Castanea sativa cultivar Marrone di Chiusa Pesio chromosome 9, ASM4071231v1 harbors:
- the LOC142610865 gene encoding glutathione S-transferase L3-like produces the protein MAAATVNEHLPTPLDATSEQPPLFDGTTRLYTNYTCAFAQRVWIIRNYKGLHDKIKLVPINLQNRPAWYKEKVYHVNKVPSLEHNGKVIGESLDLIKYVDINFEGPSLQPNDPAKKEFAEELITYSDTFNKIVFTSFKGETVKEAGPAFDHLENALHKFNDGPFFLGHEFSLVDIAYIAFVEKFQAFLSGVWNYDITAGRPKLTKWIEEVNKIDAYKSTKTDPKVIVELYSARFLAKH